In one window of Clavelina lepadiformis chromosome 4, kaClaLepa1.1, whole genome shotgun sequence DNA:
- the LOC143451546 gene encoding talin-2-like isoform X1 has translation MVNLALKILIKHSNVTKTMQFDPACIVYDACRIIREKTPEAQQGQAQDYSLFLSDKDPKKGVWLESRRPLEYYLLRDGDVLEYKLKHRPLKVRTLDASIKTVMIDDSNTVEQLMITICTRLGIVNHEEYSLVRDIQVDDSMQKKDTGTLLRPGTTDRKFETLKKKLHTDDELNWLNHGQTLREQGVEDIETLVLRRKYFYSDQNVDSRDPIQLNLLYVQSRDGIIKGQYPVSEKDAITFAALQCQIQLGQHDEKKHKPGYIELKDFLPKEYAKTRGIEKKIFAEHKLLENMNEIESKVKYTKNCRDLKTYGVTFFLVKEKMKGRNKLVPRLMGVTRESVMRVDERTKDIIKVWPLTSVKRWAASPKSFTLDFGDYQDGYYSVQTTEGDQIAQLIAGYIDIILKKRQAKDNYGPEMDEDAAMVEDVVSPHRAQLVAMHGGSAGSFHSGSVAMPGVIRNPNANPDSYSMGAMQPPTQITTHSNLSYGGQPLTAAQQAFMGNIEHGFNACRAAHEGFNSKANLPPLGSDAASKQWKLNAIEENRHNIQSNLAAIDAATATVITKTSGDPKETNYTMVGSAVTTISSNLNDMTRGLRLMAALLENDEDGDNLMKAARDLTAAINDLLKAAQPNSGEPRQNILGAAGKVGDASHDILKYIGEGGDDQFQDILMNLAKAVANATAALVLKAKAVASRNNDQPTQNRVIASATQCALSTSQLVACTKVVGPSISNPTCQEQLIDAAREVSQAVDGCVEASQLATNDPDLMRALGDAATGVGKALNDLINHIKLGSGQNGEKYDDQCEAILNATDKLCNSMGNATVMVKQARLLGQATSDLVNMLKLEAEEDDDEETRKKLLAAAKLLADATAKMVEAAKGAANNPHDSQQQQNLKSAAENLRTATNAATQNALRKKLVHRLEASARQAAVAATQTIAAANAAEPYNTNKAGQNQLVAHGKALQQDHVPRLLQGIHAAYEDPDNTSAQQNLINASNDFVLPGTKMVGYSKAVVPTVSDQSTALQLANCTKKLALSIAELKTAAVKASEVCGPSGIDAALESVRGLDRQLSDYCNDAKNGKLQSLPGQSMKSCAQDLGATSKTVGGSMAQLLTAAAQGNEDYTGMAARDTANALGTLVAAARGVSANLPDLDSQLHLLETGRDVMDKSVNLMQEAKVAVHDPENPENRQRLAQVAKAVSHALNNCINCLPGQRDVDETLKNIAESSKRLLSNQFPTTSTNFQTAQSQLNKTAEDLNIAANDLVGACRGTPTELAASSSNYNDRFTDLLNAGLNVAGQSRDREDQNQVVGNLKSISMASSKLLLAAKALSADPGAPNAKNQLAAAARAVTESINNLITHCTQTAPGQKECDNALRQLKTVKEMLENPNEPVNDFSYFDCLESVMDNSKMLGESMSGITQHARASELESFGEAVTATQKSLIGLTEAAAQAAYLVGIADPNSEAGTQGLVDQTQFARANQAIQMACQSLIDPSSNQTQVLSAATIVAKHTSALCNVCRVASNKTTNAVARKHFVQSAKEVANATANLVHTIKALDGNFSEENRANCAHATKPLTDAVESLTTFASNAEFASVPAKISDEAREAQKPIIESGQQMLESSSELIKTARLLANNPKDPPTWQVMAGHSRVVSDSIKKLIANIRDNAPGQKECDDAIQAIDDSIKQLNQASLSAMDQALPPRGDNTLNGFQAMVVDTVNQIGTCIDPLANAAKGDAAQLGRQVAQMGNYFEPLTNATIGAASNSVNHQRQMDILDYSKTLAESALQLMYAAKEGGGNPKDPQLHMHNNATGEFVRHDSNHRLPPTKLPSSGLKKADNTHEAIEEAAEATKEAIEDLLKSVQEAPEAVMSGMIDTISGATEILDRNVQPDEQDTFAHYQTNIVERCRAIVVASSDMGMAMNNRPEELAPLAKKVTQEYSALANDGAYAVALADSEEVSSHIKRSIQDLGEACKDLMNTSGMVQSDPRDLHAKKQLSDAGRNIKEKVSYVMSSLQQGGRGTQACINAHTQVQGIIGDLDTTLMFVSSGALNTDADTESFADHREKILSTAKALVEDTKQLVAGAASGQEKLAAAAHSASSTINKLADVVKRGATSLGSDDPDTQVVLINAVRDVASALADLINATKDASGKSSSDNAMFHLKASAKAMVTNVTSLLKTVKSVEDEAAKGPRAIEQTIHSIKQELRCLQSVAGEERRASPEELIHITKPITSATAKAVAAGKSCRQEDMVICANMGRKAVFDMIHICRASAANTEDPIQQQSTLNFGQAVAESYASLLNNVLSISQQPNNNDLKKNLIPLSKNVATAVSNMVRSGESMKGSDWVDPNDPNVIAEQELLAAAASIEAAAKKLAQLRPRKKPKQADENLNFEEQILEAAKSIATATTALVKAASAAQKELVLQGKVGSVPALRHDDGQWSQGLISAAQMVARATGNLCEAANQAVQGEASEEKLVTSAKQVASSTAQLLVACKVKADPNSENMKRLQIAGNAVKHASEDLVKAASESTHSDEEVEVVINARLVGGIAQEMMAQEEILRKERELQSARQKLAQIRRMRYKDDSESD, from the exons ATGGTTAACCTAGCGCTGAAGATTTTAATCAAACATTCCAATGTAACTAAAACAATGCAGTTTGATCCTGCCTGCATTGTGTATGATGCTTGCCGGATTATACGAGAAAAGACACCAGAAGCCCAGCAAGGTCAAG cgCAAGATTACAGCCTTTTTCTGTCTGATAAAGACCCGAAGAAGGGGGTCTGGCTTGAATCAAGGAGACCTCTGGAGTACTACCTGCTGAGAGATGGA GATGTGCTAGAATATAAATTGAAGCATAGACCTTTGAAGGTCCGTACTTTGGATGCTTCAATCAAGACTGTTATG attgATGATAGCAACACTGTTGAACAGTTGATGATTACAATTTGCACTAGACTTG GAATTGTTAACCATGAAGAATATTCCCTTGTACGAGATATTCAAGTCGACGATAGTATGCAAAAGAAG GATACCGGAACTTTGTTAAGACCTGGAACCACAGACAGGAAGTTTGAAACTCTGAAAAAGAAATTACATACCGACGATGAAT TAAACTGGCTTAACCATGGACAGACATTGAGAGAGCAAGGTGTTGAAGACATAGAAACTTTAGTGCTTcgaagaaaatatttttactctgATCAGAACGTTGATTCTCGTGATCCGATTCAACTCAATCTTCTCTATGTCCAG TCCAGAGATGGGATTATCAAAGGACAATATCCTGTGAGTGAAAAGGATGCCATTACATTTGCTGCTCTCCAATGTCAAATTCAGTTGGGTCAACATGATGAAAAGAAACATAAGCCTGGATATATTga ATTAAAAGACTTTTTACCAAAGGAATATGCTAAAACACGTGGAATAGAGAAAAAGATATTTGCAGAGCATAAGTTGTTGGAAAATATGAACGAAATCGAATCAAAAGTCAAATATACCAAAAACTGCAGGGATTTGAAGACTTACGGGGTcactttttttcttgttaag GAGAAAATGAAAGGTCGCAATAAGCTAGTTCCTCGATTAATGGGAGTGACTCGTGAATCAGTCATGAGGGTTGATGAGAGAACTAAGGACATTATTAAAGTTTGGCCTCTAACTTCCGTAAAGCGTTGGGCTGCTTCACCAAAATCCTTTACCTTG GATTTTGGTGACTACCAGGATGGCTATTACAGTGTACAAACAACAGAAGGTGACCAGATTGCTCAGTTGATTGCCGGTTATATAGACATCATCTTGAAAAAGAGACAGGCAAAAGATAATTATGGCCCAGAAATGGATGAGGATGCTGCCATGGTTGAAGACGTTGTGTCCCCACACAG AGCACAGCTTGTAGCTATGCATGGTGGATCTGCCGGCTCTTTTCATTCTGGTTCTGTTGCCATGCCTGGCGTGATTCGAAATCCTAACGCCAATCCTGATAGCTATTCGATGGGAGCTATGCAACCCCCTACACAAATTACTACACACAGCAATCTTTCTTATGGTGGACAACCACTG acTGCTGCCCAGCAAGCTTTTATGGGGAATATTGAACACGGTTTTAATGCTTGTCGTGCTGCTCATGAAGGTTTTAACAGTAAAGCAAACCTACCACCACTAGGCTCAGATGCT GCATCAAAACAGTGGAAGTTAAATGCAATTGAAGAGAATCGACACAACATTCAATCCAATCTTGCCGCCATTGATGCGGCAACTGCCACGGTTATTACAAAAACATCAG GTGATCCAAAAGAGACAAATTACACGATGGTTGGGTCAGCAGTAACAACTATCTCCTCAAACCTTAATGACATGACCAGGGGCTTGCGACTAATGGCTGCTCTACTTGAAAATGATGAGGATGGAGACAACTTGATGAAg GCAGCACGGGACTTAACTGCAGCAATTAATGATCTGCTCAAGGCGGCCCAGCCGAATAGTGGTGAACCACGCCAAAATATTTTGGGTGCAGCCGGTAAAGTTGGAGATGCAAGTCATGACATTCTTAAATATATTGGAGAAGGTGGTGATGACCAATTCCAG GATATACTCATGAATTTGGCAAAAGCTGTGGCAAATGCTACTGCTGCACttgttttaaaagcaaagGCAGTTGCAAGTCGCAACAATGACCAACCGACACAAAATCGAGTTATTGCCAGTGCCACACAGTGTGCTCTTTCCACTTCTCAACTCGTTGCATGTACAAAG GTTGTTGGCCCTTCCATAAGTAACCCAACATGCCAGGAACAATTGATTGACGCTGCACGTGAAGTATCGCAGGCTGTTGATGGCTGTGTTGAAGCATCACAACTTGCTACTAATGATCCTGATCTTATGCGGGCACTTGGAGATGCTGCCACTGGTGTTGGAAAAGCTTTGAATGACTTAATCAACCACATTAAACTT GGATCTGGCCAGAATGGAGAAAAGTATGATGACCAGTGTGAAGCAATTCTAAATGCAACAGATAAATTGTGCAATAGCATGGGCAATGCAACTGTAATGGTTAAACAAGCACGGCTTTTGGGTCAA GCAACTTCTGATCTTGTGAATATGTTAAAACTGGAAGCAGAAGAGGATGATGATGAAGAAACCCGGAAGAAATTGCTTGCAGCAGCCAAACTACTTGCTGATGCAACCGCAAAAATGGTCGAAGCTGCTAAG GGAGCAGCGAACAATCCGCATGATTcccaacaacaacaaaatctcAAATCTGCTGCAGAAAATCTTCGTACTGCGACCAATGCTGCTACACAGAATGCCCTTCGCAAGAAGCTTGTTCATCGCCTTGAAGCATCAGCAAGACAAGCTGCTGTAGCTGCAACTCAAACCATTGCAGCAGCAAATGCAGCAGAGCCATATAACACCAATAAAGCTGGACAGAATCAGCTTGTTGCTCATGGCAAG GCCCTGCAGCAAGACCACGTTCCTCGTTTACTTCAGGGAATACACGCAGCATATGAAGATCCTGATAATACTTCTGCTCAGCAAAATCTTATAAATGCGTCAAATGACTTTGTGCTA CCAGGAACCAAAATGGTTGGGTACTCAAAGGCTGTGGTGCCCACTGTTAGTGACCAATCCACTGCACTACAGCTTGCTAATTGCACGAAAAAATTGGCTTTATCCATTGCTGAGCTTAAAACTGCTGCTGTCAAg GCTAGTGAAGTGTGTGGACCAAGTGGTATAGATGCTGCTTTGGAATCTGTTCGTGGTTTGGATCGTCAACTTTCTGATTACTGCAATGATGCTAAAAATGGAAAATTGCAGTCTCTTCCAGGACAAAGTATGAAATCATGTGCACAAGATCTGGGAGCCACGTCTAAAACTGTTGGTGGTTCAATGGCCCAACTGCTTACAGCAGCTGCTCAG GGAAACGAAGACTACACAGGCATGGCTGCTCGTGATACTGCAAATGCTCTTGGAACACTAGTTGCTGCAGCTCGAGGTGTATCAGCCAATCTACCAGATCTTGATTCTCAACTGCATTTGCTAGAGACTGGTCGTGATGTTATGGATAAATCAGTAAATTTGATGCAAGAAGCTAAGGTCGCTGTTCATGATCCAGAAAATCCAGAGAATCGACAAAGGCTTGCACAA GTGGCCAAGGCAGTATCACATGCATTAAATAATTGCATCAATTGTTTACCTGGTCAGCGGGATGTTGATGAAACCTTGAAGAACATTGCTGAAAGTAGCAAACGACTACTTTCCAATCAG TTTCCAACAACATCCACCAACTTCCAAACTGCTCAATCCCAGTTAAACAAAACAGCGGAGGACTTAAATATTGCAGCCAATGACCTGGTTGGCGCATGCCGTGGCACACCCACTGAACTTGCTGCTTCAAGCTCCAACTACAATGATCGTTTTACAGATTTGTTAAATGCTGGGCTGAATGTCGCTGGCCAGTCAAGG gatcGTGAAGACCAAAATCAAGTTGTAGGTAACTTGAAAAGCATTTCAATGGCATCAAGCAAGCTTCTATTGGCCGCTAAAGCCTTATCTGCTGATCCAGGCGCACCAAATGCGAAAAACCAACTTGCAGCAGCTGCTAG AGCTGTAACGGAAAGCATCAATAACCTAATAACTCACTGCACACAGACTGCTCCTGGGCAAAAAGAATGTGATAATGCACTTCGTCAACTAAAG acGGTTAAAGAGATGCTGGAGAATCCAAATGAACCAGTAAATGATTTCTCTTATTTTGATTGTTTGGAAAGTGTAATGGATAATTCTAAAATGCTTGGGGAATCAATGAGTGGAATTACACAACATGCAAGAGCAAGCGAACTTGAAAGTTTTGGTGAAGCCGTGACTGCCACTCAAAAATCATTGATTGGCCTAACTGAAGCGGCTGCACAG GCTGCTTATTTGGTGGGCATTGCTGATCCGAACAGTGAAGCAGGAACGCAAGGGTTGGTAGATCAAACACAATTTGCTAGGGCAAATCAAGCTATTCAGATGGCATGTCAAAGTTTGATCGATCCTTCAAGCAACCAGACACAG GTTCTCTCTGCTGCTACTATTGTTGCCAAACACACATCAGCTTTGTGCAATGTCTGCCGTGTTGCTTcaaacaaaactacaaatgCAGTTGCAAGGAAACACTTCGTTCAGTCAGCTAAAGAAGTTGCAAATGCCACGGCTAATCTTGTACACACCATAAAG GCACTGGATGGCAATTTTTCAGAAGAAAATAGAGCGAACTGTGCTCATGCAACTAAACCATTAACTGATGCTGTTGAAAGTTTAACTACATTTGCCTCAAATGCTGAGTTTGCCAGTGTTCCTGCCAAAATAAGTGATGAG GCCCGAGAAGCTCAAAAGCCAATCATAGAATCTGGACAACAAATGCTTGAAAGTTCTAGTGAATTGATAAAGACTGCTCGCCTATTGGCTAACAATCCCAAAGATCCCCCAACATGGCAAGTTATGGCTGGACACTCACGGGTTGTCTCAGATTCCATTAAAAAACTGATTGCCAACATCAG AGACAATGCACCAGGCCAAAAGGAGTGTGATGATGCCATTCAAGCAATTGATGATTCAATTAAGCAACTTAATCAAGCTTCTCTCTCTGCTATGGATCAGGCTTTGCCTCCTAGAGGGGACAATACACTAAATGGGTTCCAGGCAAtg GTTGTGGATACTGTGAATCAGATCGGTACGTGTATCGATCCCCTTGCAAATGCTGCTAAAGGTGATGCTGCACAGCTTGGCCGCCAG GTTGCTCAAATGGGTAATTATTTTGAACCTTTAACCAATGCTACAATTGGTGCTGCTTCAAACTCAGTGAATCATCAACGTCAAATGGATATTCTTGACTATAGCAAAACTCTTGCTGAGTCTGCATTACAGCTGATGTATGCAGCTAAGGAAGGAGGAGGAAATCCAAAG GATCCACAACTACACATGCACAATAATGCAACTGGCGAATTTGTTCGTCACGACTCTAACCACCGATTGCCG CCAACAAAATTACCTTCTTCTGGACTTAAAAAG GCTGACAACACGCATGAGGCAATAGAAGAAGCAGCAGAAGCTACCAAGGAAGCTATTGAAGATCTTCTTAAATCAGTCCAAGAAGCACCTGAAGCTGTCATGAGTGGAATGATTGACACAATTTCTGGCGCAACTGAG ATTTTGGATAGAAATGTTCAACCAGATGAGCAAGACACGTTTGCCCACTACCAAACCAATATTGTTGAAAGATGCAGAGCAATTGTTGTTGCTAGCAGTGACATGGGCATGGCGATGAATAACAGACCAGAAGAACTTGCACCGTTAGCTAAGAAAGTTACTCAGGAATACTCTGCACTTGCAAATGATGGTGCATATGCCGTCGCTCTTGCTGATTCAGAAGAA GTAAGCTCTCATATCAAACGAAGCATACAGGACTTGGGTGAGGCCTGCAAGGACTTGATGAATACATCTGGTATGGTACAAAGTGATCCGCGCGATCTTCATGCCAAGAAACAACTCAGTGATGCTGGCCGTAATATCAAAGAGAAG GTTTCTTATGTAATGTCATCACTGCAACAAGGTGGAAGAGGCACACAGGCATGTATTAATGCTCACACACAAGTCCAGGGCATCATTGGTGACCTTGATACAACCCTTATGTTTGTTTCGTCCGGTGCATTGAATACTGATGCTGATACGGAGTCTTTTGCTGATCATAG AGAAAAAATACTTTCAACCGCTAAGGCCTTAGTAGAAGACACAAAGCAACTTGTTGCTGGAGCAGCAAGTGGTCAAGAAAAATTAGCTGCTGCTGCACATTCTGCATCTTCCACGATTAACAAATTAGCCGATGTTGTAAAACGTGGAGCAACCAGTCTTGGCTCTGACGACCCAGACACACAG GTTGTGTTGATTAATGCAGTCAGAGATGTGGCTTCAGCACTTGCTGACCTGATAAACGCAACCAAAGATGCCTCTGGTAAATCGTCATCGGATAATGCTATGTTCCATCTTAAAGCGTCAGCAAAG gctatggtgacaaatgtaaCTTCATTACTGAAAACAGTCAAGTCAGTTGAGGATGAAGCTGCAAAGGGACCACGTGCTATTGAACAAACCATACATTCAATTAAACAAGAACTCAGG TGTCTGCAATCAGTGGCCGGTGAAGAGCGTCGAGCGTCACCTGAAGAACTTATTCATATCACGAAGCCCATCACAAGTGCAACCGCAAAAGCTGTTGCTGCTGGAAAGTCCTGCAGACAGGAAGATATGGTCATTTGTGCCAACATGGGCAGGAAAGCTGTCTTTGATATGATTCACATTTGTAGG GCATCTGCAGCAAATACAGAAGACCCCATTCAGCAACAATCAACACTGAATTTTGGACAAGCTGTTGCAGAATCTTACGCCAGTTTACTTAACAACGTACTCTCCATTAGCCAACAGCCAAATAATAAtgacttgaagaaaaatttaattccTCTCTCGAAAAATGTAGCTACTGCTGTGAGCAATATGGTACGATCGGGAGAGAGTATGAAAG GTTCTGATTGGGTAGATCCAAATGATCCAAATGTGATTGCGGAACAAGAACTTCTTGCAGCTGCTGCTTCAATTGAGGCTGCTGCTAAAAAGCTTGCACAACTTCGTCCTCGGAAGAAACCAAAA CAAGCAGACGAAAATCTTAACTTTGAAGAGCAGATTCTTGAAGCTGCAAAGTCAATCGCAACAGCCACGACGGCATTAGTCAAAGCAGCGTCTGCTGCTCAAAAGGAATTGGTTTTGCAAGGAAAG GTTGGATCCGTGCCTGCACTTAGACATGATGACGGACAATGGTCACAAGGTTTAATTTCAGCGGCACAAATGGTTGCACGAGCAACAGGCAATTTATGTGAGGCAGCAAACCAAGCCGTTCAAGGAGAAGCAAGTGAAGAGAAGTTGGTCACTTCAGCCAAACAGGTTGCTTCATCAACTGCTCAGCTATTGGTTGCTTGCAAAGTGAAAGCTGATCCTAACAGCGAAAACATGAAACGATTACAG